In Mycobacterium tuberculosis H37Rv, a single window of DNA contains:
- the ddn gene encoding deazaflavin-dependent nitroreductase: MPKSPPRFLNSPLSDFFIKWMSRINTWMYRRNDGEGLGGTFQKIPVALLTTTGRKTGQPRVNPLYFLRDGGRVIVAASKGGAEKNPMWYLNLKANPKVQVQIKKEVLDLTARDATDEERAEYWPQLVTMYPSYQDYQSWTDRTIPIVVCEP; this comes from the coding sequence ATGCCGAAATCACCGCCGCGGTTTCTGAATTCGCCGCTCAGCGACTTCTTTATCAAGTGGATGTCACGGATTAATACCTGGATGTACCGCCGCAACGACGGGGAGGGTCTGGGCGGCACCTTCCAGAAGATTCCGGTCGCGCTGCTGACCACCACCGGCCGCAAGACCGGCCAGCCGCGGGTCAACCCGCTCTACTTCCTGCGCGACGGTGGGCGGGTCATTGTCGCGGCCTCCAAGGGCGGCGCGGAGAAGAACCCGATGTGGTACCTCAACCTCAAGGCCAACCCCAAGGTTCAGGTACAGATCAAAAAGGAAGTGCTGGACCTTACCGCGCGGGACGCGACCGACGAGGAGCGCGCCGAATATTGGCCACAGTTGGTCACGATGTACCCAAGTTATCAGGACTACCAGTCCTGGACCGACCGCACGATCCCGATCGTGGTTTGCGAACCCTGA
- a CDS encoding CoA-transferase subunit beta gives MSTRAEVCAVACAELFRDAGEIMISPMTNMASVGARLARLTFAPDILLTDGEAQLLADTPALGKTGAPNRIEGWMPFGRVFETLAWGRRHVVMGANQVDRYGNQNISAFGPLQRPTRQMFGVRGSPGNTINHATSYWVGNHCKRVFVEAVDVVSGIGYDKVDPDNPAFRFVNVYRVVSNLGVFDFGGPDHSMRAVSLHPGVTPGDVRDATSFEVHDLDAAEQTRLPTDDELHLIRAVIDPKSLRDREIRS, from the coding sequence GTGAGCACCCGAGCCGAAGTGTGTGCCGTCGCCTGCGCCGAGTTGTTCCGCGATGCAGGCGAAATCATGATCAGCCCCATGACCAACATGGCCTCGGTAGGGGCGCGGCTGGCGCGGCTCACCTTCGCGCCGGACATTCTGCTGACCGACGGCGAGGCTCAGCTGCTCGCGGACACACCGGCATTGGGCAAGACGGGCGCCCCAAACAGGATTGAGGGGTGGATGCCGTTCGGCCGGGTTTTCGAAACCCTGGCCTGGGGGCGCCGGCACGTGGTGATGGGCGCCAATCAGGTCGACCGCTATGGCAATCAGAACATCTCGGCGTTCGGGCCGCTGCAGCGGCCGACCCGGCAGATGTTCGGCGTCCGCGGCTCGCCGGGCAACACCATCAACCACGCCACCAGTTACTGGGTGGGCAACCACTGCAAGCGGGTCTTTGTCGAGGCCGTCGATGTGGTCTCCGGCATCGGCTACGACAAGGTGGATCCGGACAATCCGGCCTTCCGGTTCGTCAACGTCTACCGGGTGGTGTCCAACCTAGGCGTGTTCGACTTCGGCGGCCCCGACCACTCCATGCGGGCGGTATCCCTACACCCCGGGGTGACGCCCGGCGACGTCCGCGACGCCACCTCGTTCGAGGTGCATGACCTCGACGCGGCCGAGCAGACCAGGCTGCCCACCGACGACGAACTGCACCTGATCCGCGCGGTAATCGATCCGAAGTCGTTGCGGGACAGGGAGATACGATCATGA
- the fadE28 gene encoding acyl-CoA dehydrogenase FadE28, which translates to MDFDPTAEQQAVADVVTSVLERDISWEALVCGGVTALPVPERLGGDGVGLFEVGALLTEVGRHGAVTPALATLGLGVVPLLELASAEQQDRFLAGVAKGGVLTAALNEPGAALPDRPATSFVGGRLSGTKVGVGYAEQADWMLVTADNAVVVVSPTADGVRMVRTPTSNGSDEYVMTMDGVAVADCDILADVAAHRVNQLALAVMGAYADGLVAGALRLTADYVANRKQFGKPLSTFQTVAAQLAEVYIASRTIDLVAKSVIWRLAEDLDAGDDLGVLGYWVTSQAPPAMQICHHLHGGMGMDVTYPMHRYYSTIKDLTRLLGGPSHRLELLGARCSLT; encoded by the coding sequence ATGGATTTCGATCCCACTGCGGAACAGCAAGCCGTCGCCGACGTGGTCACGTCGGTGTTGGAGCGGGACATCTCGTGGGAGGCGCTGGTCTGCGGTGGTGTGACGGCGCTGCCGGTGCCGGAACGTCTCGGCGGCGACGGCGTGGGCCTATTCGAAGTCGGCGCGCTGCTCACCGAGGTGGGTCGCCACGGCGCCGTCACGCCGGCGCTGGCAACGCTGGGTCTTGGGGTGGTGCCGCTGCTCGAGCTGGCATCCGCCGAGCAACAGGACCGCTTCCTGGCCGGGGTGGCCAAGGGAGGAGTACTGACCGCCGCGCTCAACGAGCCCGGGGCGGCGCTGCCGGATCGGCCTGCCACTAGCTTTGTGGGTGGGCGGTTGTCGGGCACCAAAGTCGGTGTTGGCTACGCCGAACAGGCGGACTGGATGTTGGTGACCGCCGACAACGCCGTCGTGGTGGTGTCGCCGACGGCCGACGGTGTGCGCATGGTTCGTACGCCCACATCGAATGGTTCAGACGAGTATGTGATGACGATGGACGGCGTGGCGGTTGCCGACTGTGACATCCTGGCGGATGTAGCCGCGCACCGGGTCAATCAGCTAGCGCTGGCCGTCATGGGTGCATACGCCGACGGGCTGGTCGCCGGGGCGCTGCGGCTGACCGCCGACTACGTGGCGAACCGGAAGCAGTTCGGTAAGCCGCTGTCAACCTTCCAGACCGTGGCCGCGCAGCTCGCCGAGGTTTACATCGCCTCGCGCACCATTGACCTGGTGGCCAAGTCGGTGATCTGGAGACTGGCCGAGGATCTGGATGCGGGAGATGATCTGGGCGTCCTCGGGTACTGGGTGACATCGCAGGCGCCGCCGGCGATGCAAATCTGCCATCACCTGCACGGCGGCATGGGGATGGACGTCACGTATCCGATGCACCGCTACTACTCCACGATCAAGGACCTCACCCGGCTGCTGGGCGGGCCCTCGCATCGCCTTGAGCTCCTGGGAGCGCGATGTTCATTGACCTGA
- a CDS encoding short-chain type dehydrogenase/reductase: MGLVDGRVVIVTGAGGGIGRAHALAFAAEGARVVVNDIGVGLDGSPASGGSAAQDVVDEILAAGGQAVADGSDISDWDQAANLIQAAVETYGGVDVLVNNAGIVRDRMIANTSEEEFDAVIAVHLKGHFATMRHAASHWRGLSKAGKAPKDIDARIINTSSGAGLQGSVGQGNYSAAKAGIAALTLVGAAEMRRYGVTVNAIAPAARTRMTETVFAEMMAKPQEGFDAMAPENVSPLVVWLGSAESRDVTGKVFEVEGGIIRVAEGWAHGPQVDKGVKWDPAELGPVVSDLLAKSRPPVPVYGA; encoded by the coding sequence ATGGGCTTGGTCGACGGCCGGGTGGTCATCGTCACCGGAGCGGGTGGCGGCATCGGCCGCGCACATGCGTTGGCCTTCGCGGCCGAGGGTGCGCGCGTGGTGGTCAACGATATCGGTGTGGGCCTGGACGGTTCGCCGGCAAGCGGCGGCAGCGCAGCCCAAGACGTGGTCGACGAGATCCTTGCGGCCGGTGGCCAAGCCGTCGCCGACGGGTCGGACATCTCGGACTGGGACCAGGCGGCCAACCTGATCCAGGCCGCCGTCGAGACGTACGGTGGTGTGGACGTCCTGGTGAACAATGCCGGCATCGTGCGGGACCGGATGATCGCCAACACCAGCGAAGAGGAGTTCGACGCTGTCATCGCGGTGCACCTCAAGGGCCACTTCGCCACCATGCGGCACGCCGCGTCCCATTGGCGGGGACTGTCCAAGGCGGGCAAAGCCCCGAAAGACATTGACGCGCGGATCATCAACACCAGCTCTGGCGCGGGCCTACAGGGCAGCGTGGGGCAGGGCAACTACAGCGCCGCCAAGGCCGGAATCGCGGCGCTGACGCTCGTCGGCGCCGCCGAAATGAGGCGGTACGGCGTGACCGTCAACGCGATCGCGCCGGCGGCGCGCACCCGCATGACCGAGACTGTGTTCGCGGAGATGATGGCCAAGCCGCAGGAGGGGTTCGACGCGATGGCCCCGGAGAACGTCTCACCCTTGGTGGTATGGCTGGGCAGTGCGGAGTCCCGCGATGTCACTGGGAAGGTATTCGAGGTCGAGGGCGGCATCATCCGGGTCGCCGAGGGCTGGGCGCATGGCCCGCAGGTGGACAAGGGCGTGAAATGGGATCCGGCCGAGCTGGGGCCCGTCGTCAGCGACCTGTTGGCCAAGTCGCGGCCGCCGGTTCCGGTCTATGGGGCCTAG
- the fadA5 gene encoding acetyl-CoA acetyltransferase FadA (acetoacetyl-CoA thiolase): MGYPVIVEATRSPIGKRNGWLSGLHATELLGAVQKAVVDKAGIQSGLHAGDVEQVIGGCVTQFGEQSNNISRVAWLTAGLPEHVGATTVDCQCGSGQQANHLIAGLIAAGAIDVGIACGIEAMSRVGLGANAGPDRSLIRAQSWDIDLPNQFEAAERIAKRRGITREDVDVFGLESQRRAQRAWAEGRFDREISPIQAPVLDEQNQPTGERRLVFRDQGLRETTMAGLGELKPVLEGGIHTAGTSSQISDGAAAVLWMDEAVARAHGLTPRARIVAQALVGAEPYYHLDGPVQSTAKVLEKAGMKIGDIDIVEINEAFASVVLSWARVHEPDMDRVNVNGGAIALGHPVGCTGSRLITTALHELERTDQSLALITMCAGGALSTGTIIERI, encoded by the coding sequence ATGGGTTACCCGGTCATCGTTGAAGCCACCCGCAGCCCCATCGGCAAACGCAACGGATGGCTGTCGGGGCTGCATGCCACCGAGTTGTTGGGCGCGGTGCAAAAGGCGGTGGTCGACAAGGCCGGCATCCAGTCCGGCCTTCACGCCGGTGACGTCGAACAGGTCATCGGCGGTTGCGTGACCCAGTTCGGGGAGCAATCCAACAACATCAGCCGGGTGGCCTGGCTGACGGCCGGTTTGCCCGAACACGTCGGCGCCACCACCGTCGACTGCCAGTGCGGCAGCGGCCAGCAGGCCAACCATCTGATTGCCGGGTTGATCGCGGCCGGTGCCATCGATGTCGGCATCGCCTGCGGCATCGAGGCGATGAGCCGGGTCGGGCTGGGCGCCAACGCCGGGCCGGACCGCTCGCTGATCCGCGCGCAGTCATGGGATATCGACCTGCCGAACCAGTTCGAGGCCGCCGAGCGGATCGCCAAGCGGCGCGGCATCACCCGCGAGGACGTGGATGTCTTCGGGCTCGAGTCGCAGCGACGCGCGCAGCGGGCCTGGGCGGAGGGCCGCTTTGACCGCGAGATCTCGCCGATCCAGGCGCCGGTGCTCGACGAGCAGAATCAGCCCACCGGCGAGCGGCGCCTGGTCTTTCGCGACCAGGGCCTGCGCGAGACCACGATGGCGGGGCTAGGCGAGCTGAAACCGGTGCTCGAGGGCGGCATCCACACCGCGGGCACGTCGTCGCAGATCTCCGACGGCGCGGCAGCCGTGTTGTGGATGGACGAAGCCGTGGCACGTGCGCACGGCCTGACCCCGCGGGCCCGGATCGTCGCCCAGGCACTCGTCGGCGCCGAGCCCTACTACCACCTGGACGGCCCGGTGCAGTCCACCGCGAAGGTGCTGGAGAAGGCCGGCATGAAGATCGGCGACATCGACATCGTCGAGATCAACGAGGCGTTCGCGTCCGTGGTGCTGTCCTGGGCGCGGGTGCACGAGCCCGACATGGACCGGGTCAACGTCAACGGCGGGGCGATCGCGCTGGGGCATCCGGTGGGCTGCACCGGCAGCCGGCTGATCACCACCGCCCTGCACGAGCTCGAGCGCACCGACCAGAGCCTCGCGCTGATCACCATGTGCGCCGGCGGGGCCCTGTCCACCGGCACCATCATCGAGCGGATTTAA
- the fadE29 gene encoding acyl-CoA dehydrogenase FadE29 has protein sequence MFIDLTPEQRQLQAEIRQYFSNLISPDERTEMEKDRHGPAYRAVIRRMGRDGRLGVGWPKEFGGLGFGPIEQQIFVNEAHRADVPLPAVTLQTVGPTLQAHGSELQKKKFLPAILAGEAHFAIGYTEPEAGTDLASLRTTAVRDGDHYIVNGQKVFTTGAHDADYIWLACRTDPNAAKHKGISILIVDTKDPGYSWTPIILADGAHHTNATYYNDVRVPVDMLVGKENDGWRLITTQLNNERVMLGPAGRFASIYDRVHAWASVPGGNGVTPIDHDDVKRALGEIRAIWRINELLNWQVASAGEDINMADAAATKVFGTERVQRAGRLAEEIVGKYGNPAEPDTAELLRWLDAQTKRNLVITFGGGVNEVMREMIAASGLKVPRVPR, from the coding sequence ATGTTCATTGACCTGACGCCGGAGCAGCGCCAGCTGCAAGCCGAGATACGGCAATACTTTTCGAATCTCATCTCGCCCGACGAGCGCACGGAGATGGAGAAAGACCGGCACGGCCCGGCCTACCGTGCGGTGATACGGCGCATGGGCCGGGACGGCAGGCTCGGTGTTGGGTGGCCGAAAGAGTTCGGCGGTCTGGGTTTTGGTCCGATCGAGCAGCAGATCTTCGTCAACGAGGCCCATCGCGCCGACGTGCCGCTGCCCGCGGTGACGCTGCAGACCGTCGGCCCCACGCTGCAGGCGCACGGCAGCGAGCTGCAGAAGAAGAAGTTCCTGCCGGCGATCCTGGCCGGTGAGGCGCACTTCGCGATCGGCTACACCGAGCCGGAAGCCGGCACCGACCTGGCGTCGTTGCGCACCACCGCCGTTCGCGACGGCGACCACTACATCGTCAACGGCCAGAAGGTCTTCACCACCGGCGCACACGACGCCGACTACATCTGGCTGGCCTGCCGCACCGACCCGAATGCCGCTAAGCACAAAGGCATTTCCATTCTAATCGTCGACACCAAGGATCCCGGCTATTCCTGGACGCCGATCATCTTGGCCGACGGCGCCCACCACACCAATGCCACGTACTACAACGACGTGCGCGTGCCGGTCGACATGCTGGTCGGAAAGGAGAACGACGGCTGGCGGCTGATCACCACCCAACTCAACAACGAACGGGTAATGCTCGGCCCGGCCGGGCGGTTCGCCAGCATCTACGACCGGGTGCACGCGTGGGCGTCCGTGCCGGGTGGCAACGGCGTGACGCCGATCGACCACGACGACGTCAAGCGGGCTCTTGGTGAGATTCGTGCGATCTGGCGGATCAACGAGTTGCTCAACTGGCAGGTAGCGTCCGCCGGTGAGGACATCAACATGGCCGATGCCGCGGCCACGAAAGTCTTTGGCACCGAGCGTGTTCAGCGTGCCGGCCGGCTCGCCGAGGAAATCGTTGGCAAGTACGGCAACCCCGCCGAACCCGACACCGCCGAGCTACTGCGCTGGCTGGACGCCCAGACCAAGCGCAACCTGGTGATCACCTTCGGCGGGGGTGTGAACGAAGTCATGCGCGAGATGATCGCCGCGTCTGGCCTCAAAGTGCCAAGGGTGCCCAGGTGA
- a CDS encoding CoA-transferase subunit alpha, which yields MPDKRTALDDAVAQLRSGMTIGIAGWGSRRKPMAFVRAILRSDVTDLTVVTYGGPDLGLLCSAGKVKRVYYGFVSLDSPPFYDPWFAHARTSGAIEAREMDEGMLRCGLQAAAQRLPFLPIRAGLGSSVPQFWAGELQTVTSPYPAPGGGYETLIAMPALRLDAAFAHLNLGDSHGNAAYTGIDPYFDDLFLMAAERRFLSVERIVATEELVKSVPPQALLVNRMMVDAIVEAPGGAHFTTAAPDYGRDEQFQRHYAEAASTQVGWQQFVHTYLSGTEADYQAAVHNFGASR from the coding sequence GTGCCCGATAAACGAACCGCTCTTGACGACGCCGTCGCGCAATTGCGCAGCGGCATGACCATCGGCATCGCCGGCTGGGGCTCGCGGCGCAAGCCCATGGCGTTCGTGCGGGCCATCCTGCGCTCGGATGTCACCGATTTGACGGTGGTCACCTACGGCGGGCCGGACCTGGGGCTGCTGTGCTCGGCGGGCAAGGTCAAGCGGGTCTACTACGGGTTCGTCTCGCTGGACTCGCCGCCGTTCTACGACCCGTGGTTCGCGCACGCCCGCACCAGCGGCGCGATCGAGGCCCGGGAGATGGACGAGGGCATGCTGCGCTGCGGTTTGCAGGCCGCGGCACAACGGCTGCCGTTCCTGCCTATTCGCGCCGGGCTGGGCAGCTCGGTACCACAGTTCTGGGCAGGCGAGCTGCAGACGGTCACGTCGCCGTATCCGGCGCCTGGCGGCGGGTACGAGACACTGATCGCCATGCCGGCACTGCGCCTGGATGCCGCCTTCGCCCACTTGAATCTCGGTGACAGCCACGGCAATGCGGCCTACACCGGCATCGACCCCTACTTCGACGATCTCTTCTTGATGGCCGCCGAGCGGCGCTTTCTGTCGGTGGAGCGCATCGTCGCCACCGAGGAACTGGTCAAATCGGTGCCGCCGCAGGCGCTGTTGGTCAACCGGATGATGGTCGACGCCATCGTGGAAGCACCCGGCGGCGCCCACTTCACCACCGCCGCACCGGACTACGGGCGCGACGAGCAGTTCCAGCGGCACTACGCCGAAGCGGCGTCGACACAGGTGGGTTGGCAGCAGTTCGTGCACACCTACCTATCCGGCACCGAAGCGGACTACCAGGCCGCGGTGCACAACTTTGGAGCATCACGGTGA
- the ltp2 gene encoding lipid transfer protein (keto acyl-CoA thiolase Ltp2), with the protein MLSGQAAIVGIGATDFSKNSGRSELRLAAEAVLDALADAGLSPTDVDGLTTFTMDTNTEIAVARAAGIGELTFFSKIHYGGGAACATVQHAAMAVATGVADVVVAYRAFNERSGMRFGQVQTRLTENADSTGVDNSFSYPHGLSTPAAQVAMIARRYMHLSGATSRDFGAVSVADRKHAANNPKAYFYGKPITIEDHQNSRWIAEPLRLLDCCQETDGAVAIVVTSAARARDLKQRPVVIEAAAQGCSPDQYTMVSYYRPELDGLPEMGLVGRQLWAQSGLTPADVQTAVLYDHFTPFTLIQLEELGFCGKGEAKDFIADGAIEVGGRLPINTHGGQLGEAYIHGMNGIAEGVRQLRGTSVNPVAGVEHVLVTAGTGVPTSGLILG; encoded by the coding sequence GTGTTATCGGGTCAGGCGGCCATCGTCGGTATCGGCGCCACCGACTTTTCGAAGAACTCCGGTCGAAGTGAGCTGCGGCTGGCGGCCGAGGCGGTGTTGGATGCGTTGGCCGATGCGGGCCTGAGCCCGACCGATGTCGACGGGCTGACCACGTTCACGATGGACACCAACACCGAAATCGCCGTGGCGCGTGCGGCCGGCATCGGCGAGCTGACGTTCTTCTCCAAGATCCACTACGGCGGTGGCGCCGCATGTGCGACCGTGCAGCACGCCGCTATGGCAGTGGCCACCGGGGTGGCTGACGTCGTGGTGGCGTATCGGGCATTCAACGAACGATCCGGCATGCGGTTCGGTCAGGTGCAAACTCGTTTGACCGAGAATGCCGACTCCACCGGCGTGGACAATTCGTTTTCGTATCCGCACGGGCTCTCCACGCCCGCCGCGCAAGTGGCGATGATCGCTCGCCGGTACATGCACCTGTCTGGTGCGACCAGCCGGGACTTCGGTGCTGTCTCGGTGGCCGACCGCAAGCATGCCGCCAACAACCCCAAGGCGTACTTCTACGGCAAGCCGATAACCATTGAGGACCACCAGAATTCGAGGTGGATCGCCGAGCCGCTGCGGCTGCTGGACTGCTGCCAGGAGACCGACGGCGCGGTCGCGATCGTGGTGACGTCAGCTGCGCGCGCACGGGACCTCAAGCAGCGCCCGGTGGTCATTGAGGCGGCTGCGCAGGGCTGCAGTCCAGACCAGTACACGATGGTCAGCTACTACCGGCCGGAACTCGACGGCCTGCCCGAGATGGGCCTGGTGGGCCGGCAGCTATGGGCGCAGTCGGGGCTGACGCCGGCCGATGTCCAGACCGCAGTCCTCTACGACCACTTCACGCCGTTTACCCTGATTCAGTTGGAGGAGTTGGGATTCTGCGGCAAGGGCGAAGCGAAAGACTTCATCGCCGACGGCGCGATCGAGGTGGGCGGGCGGCTGCCCATCAACACCCACGGCGGTCAACTCGGCGAAGCCTACATCCATGGCATGAACGGCATCGCGGAGGGGGTGCGGCAGCTGCGCGGCACCTCGGTGAACCCGGTGGCGGGCGTCGAGCATGTGCTCGTCACCGCGGGCACCGGGGTGCCTACGTCCGGGCTGATCCTGGGTTAA
- the echA20 gene encoding enoyl-CoA hydratase EchA20 (enoyl hydrase (unsaturated acyl-CoA hydratase) (crotonase)) → MPITSTTPEPGIVAVTVDYPPVNAIPSKAWFDLADAVTAAGANSDTRAVILRAEGRGFNAGVDIKEMQRTEGFTALIDANRGCFAAFRAVYECAVPVIAAVNGFCVGGGIGLVGNSDVIVASEDATFGLPEVERGALGAATHLSRLVPQHLMRRLFFTAATVDAATLQHFGSVHEVVSRDQLDEAALRVARDIAAKDTRVIRAAKEALNFIDVQRVNASYRMEQGFTFELNLAGVADEHRDAFVKKS, encoded by the coding sequence ATGCCGATCACCTCCACCACGCCCGAACCGGGCATCGTCGCGGTCACCGTCGACTACCCGCCGGTCAACGCCATCCCGTCGAAAGCGTGGTTCGACCTGGCCGACGCGGTGACGGCCGCGGGCGCCAACTCCGACACCCGCGCGGTGATCCTGCGGGCCGAGGGGCGCGGCTTCAACGCCGGGGTGGACATCAAAGAGATGCAACGAACCGAAGGTTTCACGGCGCTGATCGACGCCAACCGCGGCTGCTTCGCCGCATTCCGCGCCGTCTACGAGTGCGCGGTGCCGGTGATCGCCGCCGTGAACGGATTCTGCGTGGGCGGCGGCATCGGCCTGGTCGGCAACTCCGACGTCATCGTGGCCTCCGAGGACGCCACCTTCGGCCTGCCCGAGGTGGAACGGGGCGCGCTGGGCGCGGCCACGCACCTCTCGCGGCTGGTGCCCCAGCACCTGATGCGACGGCTGTTCTTTACGGCGGCCACCGTGGACGCGGCCACCTTGCAGCACTTCGGCTCGGTGCACGAGGTGGTGTCCCGCGATCAGCTGGACGAGGCCGCTTTGCGGGTGGCCCGCGACATCGCCGCCAAAGACACCCGGGTCATCCGCGCCGCCAAGGAGGCGCTGAACTTCATCGACGTGCAACGGGTCAATGCGAGTTACCGGATGGAGCAAGGTTTTACCTTCGAGCTCAACCTCGCCGGAGTCGCCGACGAGCACCGCGACGCCTTTGTGAAGAAGTCATAG
- a CDS encoding short-chain type dehydrogenase/reductase: MTLAEAADAINFGLAGRVVLVTGGVRGVGAGISSVFAEQGATVITCARRAVDGQPYEFHRCDIRDEDSVKRLVGEIGERHGRLDMLVNNAGGSPYALAAEATHNFHRKIVELNVLAPLLVSQHANVLMQAQPNGGSIVNICSVSGRRPTPGTAAYGAAKAGLENLTTTLAVEWAPKVRVNAVVVGMVETERSELFYGDAESIARVAATVPLGRLARPADIGWAAAFLASDAASYISGATLEVHGGGEPPPYLGASSANK; the protein is encoded by the coding sequence GTGACTCTCGCCGAGGCAGCCGACGCCATCAATTTCGGGCTGGCCGGGCGGGTGGTTTTGGTCACCGGCGGTGTCCGCGGGGTAGGCGCGGGCATCAGCTCGGTATTCGCCGAACAGGGCGCGACCGTGATCACCTGCGCGCGACGAGCGGTCGACGGCCAACCGTATGAGTTCCACCGCTGCGACATCCGGGACGAGGACTCGGTCAAGCGCCTGGTCGGTGAGATCGGGGAGCGGCACGGCCGACTCGACATGCTGGTCAACAACGCGGGCGGCTCGCCATACGCGCTGGCCGCCGAGGCGACACACAACTTCCACCGAAAGATCGTCGAGCTCAATGTGCTTGCACCGCTGCTGGTTTCCCAGCACGCCAACGTGCTGATGCAAGCGCAGCCCAACGGTGGGTCGATCGTAAACATCTGTAGCGTCAGCGGTCGCCGTCCCACTCCCGGCACGGCGGCCTATGGCGCGGCCAAGGCAGGCCTGGAAAACCTGACCACCACGCTGGCGGTGGAATGGGCACCCAAGGTTCGGGTCAACGCCGTGGTGGTCGGCATGGTGGAAACCGAACGGTCCGAACTGTTCTACGGTGATGCCGAGTCGATCGCTCGCGTCGCCGCCACGGTGCCGTTGGGCCGGCTGGCACGACCTGCCGACATTGGTTGGGCTGCAGCGTTTTTGGCGTCCGATGCGGCGTCATATATCAGCGGGGCGACGCTCGAGGTGCACGGCGGCGGTGAGCCGCCGCCGTACCTGGGCGCCTCGAGTGCCAACAAGTGA
- the cyp125 gene encoding steroid C26-monooxygenase (cytochrome P450 Cyp125) has product MSWNHQSVEIAVRRTTVPSPNLPPGFDFTDPAIYAERLPVAEFAELRSAAPIWWNGQDPGKGGGFHDGGFWAITKLNDVKEISRHSDVFSSYENGVIPRFKNDIAREDIEVQRFVMLNMDAPHHTRLRKIISRGFTPRAVGRLHDELQERAQKIAAEAAAAGSGDFVEQVSCELPLQAIAGLLGVPQEDRGKLFHWSNEMTGNEDPEYAHIDPKASSAELIGYAMKMAEEKAKNPADDIVTQLIQADIDGEKLSDDEFGFFVVMLAVAGNETTRNSITQGMMAFAEHPDQWELYKKVRPETAADEIVRWATPVTAFQRTALRDYELSGVQIKKGQRVVMFYRSANFDEEVFQDPFTFNILRNPNPHVGFGGTGAHYCIGANLARMTINLIFNAVADHMPDLKPISAPERLRSGWLNGIKHWQVDYTGRCPVAH; this is encoded by the coding sequence GTGTCGTGGAATCACCAGTCAGTGGAGATTGCAGTAAGGAGAACTACCGTGCCCAGCCCCAATCTGCCGCCCGGGTTCGATTTCACCGACCCCGCAATCTACGCCGAACGGCTGCCGGTTGCCGAATTCGCCGAGCTGCGGTCCGCGGCGCCGATCTGGTGGAACGGGCAGGATCCTGGCAAGGGCGGCGGCTTTCACGACGGCGGTTTCTGGGCGATCACCAAACTCAACGACGTCAAAGAGATATCGCGGCATAGCGACGTGTTCTCCAGCTACGAAAACGGGGTGATCCCGCGATTCAAGAACGACATCGCGCGTGAGGACATCGAGGTTCAGCGCTTCGTCATGCTCAACATGGACGCGCCGCACCACACCCGGCTGCGCAAGATCATCTCTCGCGGCTTCACGCCACGTGCGGTCGGACGCCTGCATGACGAGCTCCAGGAGCGCGCCCAGAAGATCGCCGCGGAGGCGGCCGCCGCGGGTTCTGGAGACTTTGTCGAGCAGGTTTCCTGTGAGCTGCCATTGCAGGCGATCGCGGGCTTGCTGGGCGTGCCGCAGGAGGACCGCGGCAAGCTGTTCCACTGGTCAAACGAGATGACCGGCAACGAGGATCCGGAATACGCCCACATCGATCCGAAGGCGTCCTCGGCGGAGCTGATCGGCTATGCGATGAAGATGGCCGAGGAGAAGGCGAAGAACCCCGCCGACGACATCGTGACTCAGTTGATCCAAGCCGATATCGACGGCGAGAAGCTCTCCGACGACGAGTTCGGCTTCTTCGTGGTGATGCTGGCGGTGGCCGGTAACGAGACCACCCGCAACTCCATCACCCAGGGCATGATGGCGTTCGCTGAACACCCCGACCAGTGGGAGCTGTACAAGAAAGTGCGTCCGGAGACCGCGGCCGATGAGATCGTGCGCTGGGCAACCCCGGTCACCGCTTTTCAGCGCACCGCGCTGCGGGACTACGAGTTGTCCGGCGTACAGATTAAGAAGGGTCAGCGGGTGGTGATGTTCTACCGGTCGGCTAACTTCGACGAAGAGGTTTTCCAGGATCCGTTCACATTTAACATCCTGCGCAACCCCAACCCGCACGTCGGCTTCGGCGGCACCGGCGCTCACTACTGCATCGGTGCGAATCTGGCCCGGATGACGATCAACCTAATCTTTAACGCCGTAGCCGACCACATGCCCGACCTCAAGCCGATCTCGGCGCCCGAGCGGCTGCGGTCCGGCTGGCTCAACGGCATTAAGCACTGGCAGGTCGACTACACCGGTAGATGCCCGGTTGCTCACTAA